A section of the Catalinimonas alkaloidigena genome encodes:
- a CDS encoding helix-turn-helix domain-containing protein: MKPTYLDIKSIAEVHRFYRCDKPKHPLITIIDLANVHPDRPPEEVFYRTAFYSIVCKRFEGAMKYGRAAYDFEEGSLMFTAPHQVISSSPDLQVTEGWGLFFHPDLLHGTELGSTIHHYSYFQYDANEALHISEEEKHVLQESLEKIKREYTQNVDQHTRALIVDNLQLMLRYCQRFYDRQFFTRAKVSHDVVQKFEHLLIDYFAKDGAVKGGLPTVHYFSDRLHLSPNYLSDLLSKYTGKTTQEHIHLHLIDKAKALLWGTDKAISEIAYDLGFEHPPYFTKLFKKKVGVSPNQFRHLN, from the coding sequence ATGAAACCCACCTACCTCGACATAAAATCGATTGCGGAGGTGCATCGGTTTTACCGCTGTGATAAGCCAAAGCACCCGCTGATTACCATCATCGACCTGGCGAACGTACACCCGGACCGTCCTCCGGAAGAGGTATTTTACAGAACTGCCTTTTACAGTATCGTCTGCAAGCGGTTTGAGGGGGCCATGAAATACGGTCGGGCAGCTTATGATTTCGAAGAAGGGTCGCTGATGTTCACCGCGCCCCATCAGGTCATCTCCTCCAGCCCGGATCTGCAGGTAACGGAAGGATGGGGCCTGTTTTTTCATCCCGATCTGTTACACGGTACGGAACTGGGCAGCACCATTCATCACTACTCTTACTTTCAGTACGATGCCAATGAAGCCCTGCACATTTCCGAAGAAGAGAAGCATGTGTTGCAGGAAAGCCTGGAAAAGATAAAGAGAGAATATACTCAAAACGTAGACCAACACACCCGGGCATTGATTGTCGACAACCTGCAACTGATGCTGCGCTACTGCCAGCGTTTTTATGACCGGCAATTTTTTACGAGAGCAAAGGTGAGTCATGACGTAGTTCAAAAGTTTGAGCACCTGCTCATCGATTATTTTGCCAAAGATGGGGCCGTGAAGGGCGGCTTGCCGACGGTTCATTACTTTTCGGACCGGTTGCACCTTTCGCCCAACTACCTCTCCGATCTGCTGAGCAAATACACTGGAAAAACCACACAGGAGCACATCCACCTGCACCTGATCGATAAAGCCAAGGCACTTCTGTGGGGAACCGACAAGGCGATCAGCGAAATTGCCTACGACCTGGGGTTTGAGCATCCTCCTTACTTCACAAAACTTTTTAAGAAGAAAGTCGGGGTATCACCCAATCAATTCAGGCACTTGAATTAA
- a CDS encoding SDR family NAD(P)-dependent oxidoreductase: protein MSKVIFITGASKGFGRIWAEAFLTRGDKVAATSRNIRGLQELADRYGDAFLPIQLDITDREASSAAVARAHDHFGGLDVVINNAGYGVFGAIEEVSEQEAKDLFEANVFGTLWVTQAALPIFRKQAHGHIIQLSSVLGVWTLPTLGLYNATKFAVEGLSEALASEVDRFGIHVTLIEPNGYTTEFGGSSAVQSTPIPAYDELRARLAHTEGLGPDDYGKPESTVPAILKLVDSSNPPLRLFLGKIGYPKTERVYAEKLQTWKAWNEVSVAAHG from the coding sequence ATGTCAAAAGTTATTTTTATTACCGGGGCCTCCAAAGGATTCGGAAGAATCTGGGCCGAGGCTTTTTTAACGCGTGGCGATAAGGTAGCGGCTACCTCCCGCAACATACGTGGGCTACAGGAACTGGCCGATCGCTACGGCGATGCGTTTCTGCCGATCCAGCTGGACATCACCGACCGCGAAGCGAGTTCTGCCGCCGTTGCCCGCGCGCATGACCATTTTGGGGGGCTCGACGTGGTCATCAACAATGCGGGGTATGGGGTATTTGGGGCCATCGAAGAGGTAAGCGAGCAAGAGGCCAAGGATTTGTTTGAGGCCAACGTGTTTGGCACCCTCTGGGTGACCCAGGCCGCGCTACCCATCTTCCGGAAGCAAGCGCACGGACACATCATTCAACTTTCCAGTGTGCTGGGGGTATGGACGTTGCCTACGCTGGGACTATACAACGCAACCAAGTTTGCGGTGGAAGGCTTGAGTGAGGCACTGGCCAGCGAGGTCGACCGTTTCGGAATTCATGTGACCCTGATCGAGCCGAACGGATACACGACGGAATTCGGGGGCAGCTCTGCCGTCCAAAGCACGCCGATTCCGGCTTACGACGAGCTGCGGGCCCGCCTTGCCCATACCGAAGGACTTGGTCCTGACGATTACGGAAAACCGGAGTCGACCGTCCCGGCCATCCTGAAACTGGTGGACAGCTCCAATCCTCCCCTGCGGCTCTTTCTCGGCAAGATCGGTTACCCCAAAACCGAGCGGGTGTACGCCGAAAAGCTGCAAACCTGGAAAGCCTGGAACGAGGTATCGGTGGCCGCTCACGGCTGA
- a CDS encoding MFS transporter yields MKRQQPQFLRISTLLAFVLIPLGGFATDIYIPSLPAMSQHLGVSVQAVQLSLLLFMVSSGGSQLFIGSLLDSYGRYRFNLVALGLFALASFTIAVTGNLYVIYAMRVLQGVTVSLIIVGKRAFFVDMYQGRQLKHYTSLFSIVWATAPILAPFIGGYLQHAWGWQASFYFLGIVTALVLLFELIYSGESLDTWPPFDGQHIRRVYRHMLGTADFVLGLLITGLSYALLVIYGMVSPFIIEKIYGYTPVTTGYSSLLSGVALMSGGIVSKLLLNQPLRAKLNGAMLLQGITAVLMWVTTRQVDRLEVLLGFTFVLHFIAGFLFNNLYAYCLQRFTTHAGTASGLTGGGIYVVSSAVSYGLIHLIDLTNTQALAVVNLGLVAMLLLTIVVFQRMARQRIGVVAAEVVTR; encoded by the coding sequence ATGAAACGGCAACAACCGCAGTTTTTGCGCATCAGCACCCTGCTGGCTTTCGTCTTGATTCCGCTGGGTGGGTTTGCCACCGACATTTACATCCCGTCGCTCCCCGCCATGTCTCAGCACTTGGGCGTCTCGGTGCAGGCGGTACAACTGTCGCTTCTCCTCTTTATGGTGAGTTCGGGCGGTAGTCAGTTGTTTATCGGCAGTCTGCTGGACAGTTACGGGCGTTACCGCTTCAATCTGGTGGCTTTGGGCCTGTTTGCCCTGGCCAGCTTCACCATTGCGGTGACCGGCAACCTCTACGTGATCTACGCCATGCGCGTACTTCAGGGAGTGACCGTATCGCTGATCATCGTAGGCAAACGGGCCTTTTTTGTGGATATGTATCAGGGCAGGCAACTGAAGCACTACACCAGCCTGTTTTCCATTGTCTGGGCTACGGCGCCTATTCTGGCGCCTTTCATCGGGGGCTACCTGCAACATGCATGGGGCTGGCAGGCTAGTTTTTACTTTCTGGGCATCGTGACGGCGCTGGTGCTGCTTTTTGAGCTGATTTACAGCGGAGAGTCGCTGGACACGTGGCCGCCTTTTGACGGGCAGCACATCCGGCGGGTATACCGTCATATGCTGGGCACGGCCGATTTTGTACTCGGACTCCTGATCACCGGACTGAGTTATGCGCTGCTGGTCATCTACGGCATGGTCAGTCCGTTCATTATCGAAAAGATCTACGGCTATACGCCCGTAACGACCGGTTACAGTTCGCTGCTTTCCGGTGTTGCCCTCATGAGCGGTGGTATCGTGTCGAAGCTGCTGCTCAATCAACCGCTACGTGCCAAGTTAAACGGAGCCATGCTCCTGCAAGGGATCACGGCTGTCTTGATGTGGGTGACGACCCGACAGGTCGATCGGCTTGAGGTGCTACTGGGCTTTACTTTTGTGCTCCACTTCATCGCGGGCTTCCTCTTCAATAACCTTTATGCCTACTGCCTGCAGCGATTTACGACCCATGCCGGAACAGCCAGCGGATTGACGGGGGGCGGGATTTACGTGGTCAGTTCGGCGGTGAGCTACGGGCTGATCCATCTGATCGACCTGACAAACACGCAGGCGTTGGCCGTAGTGAACCTCGGCCTGGTAGCGATGCTTCTGCTGACGATTGTGGTATTCCAGCGAATGGCCCGCCAGCGCATCGGGGTCGTTGCTGCCGAGGTGGTTACTCGTTAA
- a CDS encoding LytR/AlgR family response regulator transcription factor, whose protein sequence is MQALLVDDNRIARSILIHMASDLKDLEIVCECSNALEAYQYMMEHPVDVLLLDIEMPGMNGLELTRNLGEKSPLIIFTTFRKEYAVEAFELNVVDYLVKPITLPRFTQAIDKARDILESQKEQIQWASDEFIFVRDSNIVRRLQLKNILYAEAMGDYVKLHTPEKMYAIHTTMRAVENRFPAEQFLRVHRSYIVNLSSIDTFQDGGLYIGKKFIPVTDSYRKQVNSRLNVL, encoded by the coding sequence ATGCAAGCGTTACTCGTCGACGACAATCGCATTGCACGCTCAATCCTGATTCACATGGCCAGCGACCTCAAGGATCTGGAAATTGTCTGTGAGTGCAGCAATGCCCTGGAAGCCTACCAATACATGATGGAGCATCCGGTAGATGTACTGTTGCTGGATATCGAGATGCCCGGCATGAATGGCCTGGAATTGACGCGAAATCTGGGTGAAAAGTCGCCGCTGATCATCTTCACGACCTTCCGGAAAGAGTATGCCGTAGAAGCCTTCGAACTGAACGTGGTCGACTACCTGGTGAAGCCGATTACGCTGCCCCGGTTCACCCAGGCGATCGACAAGGCGCGGGACATTCTGGAAAGCCAGAAAGAACAAATACAATGGGCGTCGGACGAGTTCATCTTCGTACGGGATTCCAACATTGTGCGCCGCCTGCAACTCAAAAACATTTTATACGCGGAGGCCATGGGCGACTACGTCAAGTTGCACACCCCGGAAAAAATGTACGCCATTCATACCACCATGCGGGCCGTCGAAAATCGGTTTCCGGCCGAGCAGTTTTTACGTGTGCATCGCTCCTACATCGTCAATCTGAGTAGTATCGATACGTTTCAGGACGGTGGGCTGTACATCGGAAAGAAATTCATCCCCGTGACGGACTCTTACCGCAAGCAGGTCAACAGCCGACTGAACGTCCTGTAA
- a CDS encoding alpha/beta hydrolase, with protein sequence METTQIQDFKTDPRLDAGTKAFLKVLNTGGSPVESLSKQEARNVLINAQAGVEVDLSGIDESEKTITADGYTLTLNLVRPKGHDEPLPVFVFIHGGGWILGDYPTHKRMVRDLVVLSGCAAVFVNYTPSPEAQYPQAIHEIYAATKWVAEHGAEINVDGSRLAIVGNSVGGNMSTVTALMAKEKGGPDIKLQILMWPVTDAGFDYESVREFGEDRFLTTSLWKWMLDQYTTDPQERGELYLSPLQASVEQLRGLPPTLIQVAESDILRDQGEAYGRKLDEAGVPVTTVRYDGMIHDFGLLNALATLPTTRSLFVHAAAELTKYLQ encoded by the coding sequence ATGGAAACTACACAAATCCAAGATTTCAAAACTGACCCCCGGCTCGATGCCGGTACCAAAGCGTTTCTGAAGGTGCTGAACACGGGTGGCTCTCCCGTCGAGAGCCTGTCCAAACAAGAGGCCCGCAACGTGTTGATCAACGCCCAGGCCGGGGTGGAGGTGGACCTTTCCGGCATCGACGAGTCGGAGAAAACCATCACCGCCGATGGCTACACGCTCACGCTCAACCTCGTGCGTCCCAAGGGCCACGACGAACCGCTGCCGGTCTTCGTGTTCATCCACGGGGGGGGCTGGATTCTAGGCGACTACCCCACCCACAAGCGGATGGTCCGCGACCTGGTGGTGCTCTCGGGCTGTGCGGCCGTGTTCGTTAACTACACGCCTTCGCCCGAAGCGCAGTATCCGCAGGCCATTCACGAGATCTATGCCGCCACCAAATGGGTCGCCGAGCATGGGGCCGAAATCAACGTGGACGGCAGCCGGCTGGCCATCGTGGGCAACAGTGTGGGGGGCAACATGAGCACGGTCACCGCTCTGATGGCCAAGGAGAAGGGTGGACCCGACATCAAGCTGCAGATCCTGATGTGGCCGGTAACCGATGCCGGGTTCGACTACGAATCGGTGCGGGAGTTTGGGGAAGACCGCTTTCTGACCACCTCGCTGTGGAAGTGGATGCTGGATCAGTACACGACCGACCCGCAGGAGCGCGGGGAGCTCTACCTTTCGCCGCTGCAGGCCAGTGTGGAGCAGCTGCGGGGCTTGCCGCCCACGCTGATACAGGTGGCGGAGAGCGACATTCTGCGCGACCAGGGAGAAGCCTACGGGCGGAAGCTGGATGAAGCGGGGGTGCCGGTGACCACGGTGCGCTACGACGGTATGATCCACGACTTCGGGTTGCTGAACGCCCTGGCGACGCTGCCCACCACTCGCTCGCTGTTTGTGCATGCCGCCGCCGAGCTTACAAAGTATTTGCAGTAG
- a CDS encoding FAD-dependent oxidoreductase: MAVTDLHPHLRAEHIEQMSAFGHRLGIAQGEYLLRSGEKAHSLFVILEGTVGIFDDTTQERITTHQPTEFTGNMTALSDRRFEYNAVALTDVVVLQVPQLRLKELISQTQELSELLLRTFLVRRVSEVENKYGSIKLFGSRYCPAVFRLKEFFSKNHVQYVWVDLEKDATSERILQEFGVGVEETPVVITNDHKIFKTPSVEEIAAELGLSSLQDASVFDVVVVGAGPAGLAASVYAASEGLQVATIDALGPGGQAGTSSKIENYLGFPLGISGSELASQAYLQAQKFGCHISIPHEVKSLRFEGNVFQLSLASGHTLKSSTVIAATGAAYRKLSFPNLAMYEGRGVYYAATPMELQLVRGKEVIIVGGGNSAGQAAVFLSAHSSKVHLVIRGHDLRNSMSSYLIRRLEHDPNVTLYTHTEVTALAGDGYLAQVELTDRLSQQKTWKDISNLFLFLGAQPCSAWLRSMTCLDEKGFVVTGRDLTQDTLARYQWPLQRLPQSLETCVPGLFAVGDMRSGSVKRVASAVGEGSMAVSQVHAFLTA; this comes from the coding sequence ATGGCAGTCACCGATTTACACCCCCATCTCCGCGCCGAGCATATCGAACAGATGTCAGCGTTTGGCCACCGCCTTGGCATTGCGCAGGGAGAGTACCTGCTCCGATCCGGCGAAAAAGCGCACAGCCTGTTTGTGATCCTGGAAGGCACCGTAGGGATTTTCGACGATACGACGCAGGAAAGGATTACAACGCACCAGCCCACGGAGTTTACAGGCAACATGACGGCGCTGTCGGACCGTCGGTTCGAGTACAATGCCGTGGCCCTGACCGATGTCGTCGTGTTGCAGGTTCCGCAGCTCCGCCTCAAAGAACTGATTAGCCAGACACAGGAGTTGAGCGAGCTGTTGCTTCGCACCTTTTTAGTGCGTCGGGTCAGCGAAGTGGAAAACAAGTATGGTTCCATCAAACTTTTTGGCTCCCGGTATTGTCCGGCCGTGTTCAGGCTGAAAGAGTTTTTCTCTAAAAACCACGTGCAGTACGTATGGGTGGACCTCGAAAAAGACGCTACTTCGGAACGCATTCTGCAGGAATTCGGGGTAGGTGTGGAAGAAACGCCCGTGGTCATCACCAACGATCACAAGATCTTCAAAACGCCTTCGGTCGAAGAAATTGCGGCGGAGCTGGGCCTCTCTTCCCTGCAGGACGCCTCGGTCTTCGATGTAGTGGTGGTGGGGGCCGGGCCGGCCGGCCTGGCCGCCAGCGTCTATGCCGCTTCGGAAGGGTTACAGGTAGCGACCATCGACGCGCTGGGACCGGGCGGGCAGGCCGGTACCAGTTCCAAAATCGAGAACTACCTGGGTTTTCCGCTGGGCATCTCCGGCAGTGAGCTGGCCAGTCAGGCCTATCTGCAGGCACAGAAATTTGGTTGCCATATTTCCATTCCCCACGAAGTGAAATCCCTTCGCTTTGAGGGCAATGTATTCCAACTTTCGCTGGCTTCGGGACACACCCTGAAAAGCAGTACGGTCATTGCGGCTACGGGCGCGGCTTACCGAAAACTTTCGTTTCCCAACCTGGCGATGTACGAGGGGCGGGGTGTCTACTATGCCGCGACTCCCATGGAGTTGCAACTGGTGCGGGGGAAAGAAGTGATCATCGTCGGTGGGGGAAATTCTGCCGGGCAGGCCGCCGTATTTTTATCCGCTCACTCCTCCAAAGTGCATCTGGTCATCCGAGGGCACGACCTGCGCAACTCGATGTCCAGTTACCTGATCCGACGACTTGAGCACGATCCTAACGTCACCTTGTACACCCATACGGAAGTTACGGCGTTGGCGGGCGATGGGTACCTGGCGCAGGTGGAATTGACGGATCGCCTCTCGCAGCAAAAGACCTGGAAAGACATCAGCAATCTGTTTTTGTTTCTGGGGGCTCAGCCCTGCTCCGCCTGGTTGCGTTCGATGACCTGCCTGGATGAGAAGGGATTTGTCGTGACGGGACGCGACCTGACGCAAGACACGCTTGCCCGCTACCAATGGCCGTTGCAGCGCCTCCCGCAGAGCCTGGAAACGTGTGTACCGGGACTTTTTGCCGTAGGTGACATGCGCAGTGGGTCGGTGAAGCGCGTCGCGTCTGCGGTCGGAGAAGGGTCGATGGCCGTGAGCCAGGTACACGCTTTCTTGACTGCGTAG
- a CDS encoding Dps family protein has translation METITATLEERTKEVAYMLNTILADEYVLYTKTRHAHWNVEGGDFQSLHLFFETQYRQLDALVDDVAERIRTIGHYVPAHLKMFLQETHFTEQETAANDGKTYLGALLSDHEALILHFKEILPSLEEKYRDLGTASFVSKLLEVHEKMAWMLRAHLR, from the coding sequence ATGGAAACGATCACAGCAACTCTGGAAGAGAGAACCAAAGAAGTAGCGTATATGCTCAATACAATTTTAGCGGACGAGTATGTGCTCTACACCAAAACCCGCCACGCGCACTGGAACGTAGAAGGAGGCGATTTTCAAAGTCTGCACCTGTTTTTTGAGACGCAGTACCGGCAGCTGGATGCATTGGTGGACGACGTGGCGGAGCGGATTCGGACCATCGGCCACTATGTACCGGCCCATCTCAAGATGTTTCTGCAGGAAACGCACTTTACGGAGCAGGAGACCGCAGCCAATGACGGCAAAACGTACCTGGGCGCACTGTTGAGCGACCACGAGGCCCTGATTCTCCACTTCAAAGAGATTCTCCCTTCCCTGGAAGAAAAATACCGGGACTTGGGCACGGCAAGCTTCGTCAGTAAACTGCTGGAAGTGCACGAAAAAATGGCCTGGATGCTTCGCGCGCATTTGCGATAA
- a CDS encoding NADP-dependent oxidoreductase — translation MKAIILNEPGGTDALQYTDLPKPVPQSHEVLVQIKAISINPVDVKTRMGKGIYGRIKADSPLVIGWDIAGVVVEVGDEVETFQKGDAVFGMVNFPGYGGAYAEYVAAPADQLALKPPSISYQEAAASTLAALTAYQAIFEKANVKAGQRVLIHAAAGGVGHFAVQLAKRIGAYVIGTSSASNRDFVLSLGADQHIDYPTTCFEKEVLNVDLVLDTVGGDTIARSLKVIKPGGTLISIPTGIPAELTAQAHKAGVNAFFFLVQSSGYDMRQLAEPLSYHQLKAHVSQSFSFDEMPQAHAQVASGRTVGKVVVEL, via the coding sequence ATGAAGGCCATCATCCTTAACGAGCCCGGCGGCACCGACGCCCTGCAGTACACCGATCTTCCGAAACCCGTCCCCCAGAGCCACGAGGTGCTGGTGCAAATCAAAGCGATAAGCATCAACCCGGTAGATGTAAAGACCCGCATGGGGAAAGGCATTTACGGACGTATCAAAGCGGATTCTCCTCTGGTTATCGGGTGGGACATTGCCGGTGTCGTGGTGGAAGTAGGCGATGAGGTAGAAACTTTTCAGAAGGGAGATGCGGTTTTTGGCATGGTCAACTTTCCGGGCTACGGCGGGGCCTATGCCGAGTATGTAGCGGCACCGGCCGATCAGCTAGCCCTCAAGCCGCCGTCGATTTCGTACCAGGAAGCGGCGGCGAGTACCCTGGCCGCATTAACGGCCTATCAGGCCATTTTTGAGAAAGCGAATGTAAAAGCCGGGCAACGGGTCCTGATTCATGCGGCGGCCGGGGGGGTAGGGCACTTTGCAGTACAGTTGGCGAAGCGCATCGGCGCCTATGTGATCGGCACTTCGTCGGCCAGCAACAGAGACTTTGTGTTAAGCCTGGGAGCCGATCAGCACATCGATTACCCCACCACCTGCTTCGAGAAAGAGGTGCTCAATGTAGACCTGGTGCTCGATACGGTAGGCGGCGACACCATCGCGCGTTCTTTGAAAGTCATCAAGCCCGGGGGGACGCTGATCAGCATTCCGACTGGTATTCCAGCGGAATTGACCGCGCAGGCCCACAAAGCCGGTGTAAACGCCTTCTTTTTCCTGGTGCAATCCAGCGGGTATGACATGCGGCAGTTGGCCGAGCCGCTAAGCTACCATCAACTGAAAGCACACGTTTCACAATCGTTTTCGTTTGACGAAATGCCCCAGGCACATGCGCAGGTGGCCAGTGGCCGCACGGTAGGCAAAGTCGTCGTGGAGCTGTAA
- a CDS encoding AraC family transcriptional regulator yields the protein MAESKYAEIVLSCVEEKPFKAEVVSEYHTLVHVLSGEMKMVQTDHSYVFTEGDILLVPRNQLCAVIKRPTNGNPYKSIAVTFRPERLTDYYAQKKITIQQPSVQKLRTFARNALLDSYFSSILSYFEMKSELPDEIALLKIQEGISILRSIDKEVDSLLADFSEPGKINLAEFMEKNFMFNMPLQKFSYLTGRSVATFNRDFRKIFHTTPQRWLTQKRLELSHYRLAENKEKPAEVYLEAGFENLSHFSFAFKKHFGYAPTELRKEA from the coding sequence ATGGCAGAAAGCAAATACGCTGAGATAGTATTGTCTTGTGTAGAAGAAAAACCGTTCAAAGCCGAGGTTGTTTCAGAGTATCATACATTGGTGCACGTACTATCAGGAGAAATGAAAATGGTGCAGACTGATCATTCTTACGTGTTTACCGAAGGCGACATTTTACTAGTGCCACGAAACCAGCTGTGTGCCGTTATCAAGCGGCCTACAAACGGCAATCCGTACAAATCAATCGCAGTCACGTTTAGACCCGAACGCCTTACAGACTACTACGCTCAAAAAAAGATTACGATTCAACAGCCGTCCGTTCAAAAACTGAGAACATTTGCCCGCAACGCTTTACTGGATAGTTACTTTTCCTCTATTCTTTCCTACTTTGAAATGAAGTCCGAGTTACCTGACGAAATAGCCTTGCTGAAGATACAGGAAGGCATAAGCATTCTTCGGTCGATTGATAAGGAGGTGGATAGCCTTTTGGCTGATTTTTCAGAACCAGGAAAGATCAACCTTGCCGAGTTTATGGAAAAAAATTTTATGTTCAACATGCCACTGCAAAAGTTCAGCTACTTAACCGGGCGAAGTGTGGCCACTTTCAACAGAGACTTCAGAAAAATCTTTCATACCACTCCGCAACGATGGCTCACGCAAAAACGATTGGAGCTATCACACTATCGGCTTGCCGAGAACAAAGAAAAACCGGCAGAGGTGTACCTCGAAGCGGGTTTTGAAAATCTGTCACATTTCTCGTTCGCCTTTAAAAAGCATTTTGGCTACGCCCCCACAGAGCTACGCAAAGAAGCGTAG